Proteins encoded within one genomic window of Ovis aries strain OAR_USU_Benz2616 breed Rambouillet chromosome 1, ARS-UI_Ramb_v3.0, whole genome shotgun sequence:
- the FCER1A gene encoding high affinity immunoglobulin epsilon receptor subunit alpha precursor, with translation MPTIPMGAPALLWIALLLFSPDGMSAANWKSKVSLNPPWREIFRGETVTLTCGVNRSSENESSVWIHNGTTLKETNSRWDIVKARVQDSGKYQCRIKGFAISEPVYLNVISDWLILQASAEVMMEGESLFLRCHSWKNLNAFKVIYYKDNRALKYWYENHNISITNVTEGDSGIYYCVGRIQRLNYTSNKLKIIVKKQYTQSNYFWLQFLIPLLVLILFVVDTGLLISTQQQFTLLLKMKRIRKRNRFTDPQPKPDPPGN, from the exons ATGCCTACTATTCCCATGGGAGCCCCTGCCCTGCTGTGGATAGCTCTGCTGCTTTTCT CTCCAGATGGCATGTCAGCAG CCAACTGGAAATCTAAGGTGTCCTTGAATCCACCATGGAGAGAAATATTTAGAGGAGAAACTGTGACTCTTACATGTGGTGTGAACAGATCCTCTGAAAATGAGTCCTCTGTGTGGATCCACAATGGAACCACTTTGAAAGAGACAAATTCAAGATGGGACATTGTGAAAGCACGCGTACAGGACAGTGGGAAATACCAATGCCGAATCAAAGGATTTGCCATTAGTGAGCCTGTGTACCTAAACGTCATCAGTG ACTGGTTGATCCTTCAGGCCTCTGCTGAGGTGATGATGGAGGGTGAGTCCCTCTTCCTCAGGTGCCACAGTTGGAAGAATCTGAATGCCTTCAAGGTGATCTACTACAAAGATAACAGAGCTCTCAAGTACTGGTATGAAAACCACAACATCTCCATCACCAATGTCACAGAAGGGGACAGTGGCATCTATTACTGTGTGGGCAGAATTCAGAGGCTCAACTACACCTCTAATAAACTCAAGATTATAGTAAAAAAAC AGTACACTCAAAGCAACTATTTCTGGCTACAATTTCTTATCCCATTGTTGGTGCTGATTCTGTTTGTTGTGGACACAGGGTTGCTTATCTCGACCCAGCAGCAGTTCACGTTACTCTTGAAGATGAAGAGAATCAGAAAACGCAACAGATTTACGGACCCACAGCCTAAACCAGATCCCCCAGGGAACTGA
- the LOC101122073 gene encoding olfactory receptor 10J3 — protein MPKPNSTSVAEFLFEGFSSFGWQHRLGLFVVFLTLYLLTLSGNAVILTIIRLDRHLHTPMYFFLSMLSISETCYTVAIIPCMLSGLLSPHQTISLQGCATQLFFYLTFGINNCFLLTAMGYDRYMAICNPLRYSVIMGKEACIQLATGSLGIGLSMAIVQVTSVFGLPFCDAFIISHFFCDVRPLLKLACTDITINEIINFFVSICVLVVPMGLVFISYVLIISTILKIASAEGRKKAFATCASHLIVVIIHYGCASIIYLKPKSQSSLGQDRLISVTYTVITPLLNPVVYSLRNQDVKDALCRAMGRKPLSSQ, from the coding sequence ATGCCAAAGCCAAACTCCACTTCTGTGGCTGAGTTCCTTTTTGAAGGTTTCTCCAGCTTTGGGTGGCAGCACAGGCTTGGTTTGTTTGTTGTCTTTCTAACTTTGTACCTGCTGACTCTCTCTGGCAATGCCGTTATTTTGACTATTATTCGCCTGGACCGTCATCTTCATACTCCCATGTACTTTTTCCTAAGCATGTTGTCCATCTCTGAGACCTGCTATACTGTGGCCATCATTCCCTGTATGCTTTCTGGCCTCCTGAGTCCTCATCAGACCATTTCTCTCCAAGGCTGTGCCACTCAGCTCTTTTTCTATCTAACCTTTGGTATCAATAACTGCTTCTTGCTCACAGCCATGGGATACGATCGCTACATGGCCATCTGCAACCCTCTACGGTATTCGGTCATCATGGGGAAAGAGGCCTGTATCCAGTTGGCAACTGGGTCCCTGGGAATTGGCCTGAGTATGGCCATTGTCCAGGTAACGTCTGTGTTTGGCCTGCCCTTCTGTGATGCCTTTATCATCTCTCACTTCTTTTGTGATGTGAGACCGCTGCTGAAGCTGGCCTGCACAGACATCACTATCAATGAGATCATCAACTTTTTTGTCAGTATTTGTGTCCTTGTTGTACCCATGGGACTGGTCTTCATCTCTTATGTCCTCATCATCTCCACCATCCTCAAGATTGCTTCAGCTGAGGGTCGGAAGAAGGCCTTTGCCACCTGCGCCTCCCACCTCATTGTGGTCATCATCCACTATGGCTGCGCCTCTATCATTTACCTGAAGCCTAAGTCCCAGAGTTCCCTGGGGCAGGACAGACTCATCTCAGTGACGTACACAGTGATCACCCCTCTGCTAAACCCTGTCGTGTACAGTCTGAGGAACCAGGATGTCAAAGATGCTTTGTGCAGAGCCATGGGGCGAAAACCCCTCTCCTCTCAGTGA
- the FCER1A gene encoding high affinity immunoglobulin epsilon receptor subunit alpha isoform X1 has protein sequence MPTIPMGAPALLWIALLLFSPDGMSAANWKSKVSLNPPWREIFRGETVTLTCGVNRSSENESSVWIHNGTTLKETNSRWDIVKARVQDSGKYQCRIKGFAISEPVYLNVISDWLILQASAEVMMEGESLFLRCHSWKNLNAFKVIYYKDNRALKYWYENHNISITNVTEGDSGIYYCVGRIQRLNYTSNKLKIIVKKRLLISTQQQFTLLLKMKRIRKRNRFTDPQPKPDPPGN, from the exons ATGCCTACTATTCCCATGGGAGCCCCTGCCCTGCTGTGGATAGCTCTGCTGCTTTTCT CTCCAGATGGCATGTCAGCAG CCAACTGGAAATCTAAGGTGTCCTTGAATCCACCATGGAGAGAAATATTTAGAGGAGAAACTGTGACTCTTACATGTGGTGTGAACAGATCCTCTGAAAATGAGTCCTCTGTGTGGATCCACAATGGAACCACTTTGAAAGAGACAAATTCAAGATGGGACATTGTGAAAGCACGCGTACAGGACAGTGGGAAATACCAATGCCGAATCAAAGGATTTGCCATTAGTGAGCCTGTGTACCTAAACGTCATCAGTG ACTGGTTGATCCTTCAGGCCTCTGCTGAGGTGATGATGGAGGGTGAGTCCCTCTTCCTCAGGTGCCACAGTTGGAAGAATCTGAATGCCTTCAAGGTGATCTACTACAAAGATAACAGAGCTCTCAAGTACTGGTATGAAAACCACAACATCTCCATCACCAATGTCACAGAAGGGGACAGTGGCATCTATTACTGTGTGGGCAGAATTCAGAGGCTCAACTACACCTCTAATAAACTCAAGATTATAGTAAAAAAAC GGTTGCTTATCTCGACCCAGCAGCAGTTCACGTTACTCTTGAAGATGAAGAGAATCAGAAAACGCAACAGATTTACGGACCCACAGCCTAAACCAGATCCCCCAGGGAACTGA